In Chrysemys picta bellii isolate R12L10 chromosome 4, ASM1138683v2, whole genome shotgun sequence, the sequence GGCCGGCAGGGTTGGGCCGGTTCGTATTCCCGGCGGCCTCCCGCTTGGAAACGGCCCTTCCGGCTGCACCCACCCGGCactggggggagagaagggggtgagggggggggggagagaagcccctgtgccccctcccccacatcccctggGGAGTGCACgcggaggggcagagaggaggttgTGAGGCCCCTGCCTCGGGCCCCCCCATTTCCAGTACGCACTGGAGAAAGGATCCGAATTACAGCAGGGAACCCCACAGCCCCGTGGGGAACAGACCCATAGTGGGGTCCGGGTGCAGAACCCAGGCCTAGGTTGGCAGTGAGGGGCGGGGAGTGGGAGGCAccggcagggagtggggggcacgggcagggcgggaggcggcaggggggcactggcagggctggggggcaccggcaggactggggggtgggCACTGGCAGGGTTGGGAGACTACATGGCGGGAGGCACAGGCGGGcatgggggctctggggtgggagggggggacactggcagggctgggaggcgggaggaggggctgcgaggggctggggggcagggcttgggggggagggaagtgacaGGCACTgtcatggcagggggctgcagggcagcgcagtggggcacggaggggatgtggggcaggagtggggggcaccgggggggctctggggcaggcggggggcactCACTGCTGTAGCGTTCGGTCAGGCTGTAGTAGTCGTAGGGGTCGAAGTGCTGCCCCTCAAAGGGGGTGGGCACCAGCTTGTGGGGCTCGAGCAGGGCCCGGCCATGGCTGCACAGGGACGTCTGGGGCTGGCGCAGGAGGCgtctgtccgtccgtccgtccgtccggcTTGTTTCCTCCCTGTGTCTGGCCCCCCCTTTTATTGCCACCGCACCCAGGATTGCAtcaccccccggcccccccgccctgggggaggggcctgccAGCAATACAACCCTGACAtcatcatcccctccccccccgacaccacagccccccgcccagccggtgccccctctccccatcccccagccccactggtgccccccactcccaacgCAAAAGCCCCCCCCATGCAGCCATGCCCCTCCATCCCGACCCACACCCCCCCGGTgcctccccagagcccctccctcccatcccccagccctgccggtgcccccacttctctgacctgcagcccccagccctgccgatgCCCCCCCTCCCGACTTGCAGCCCGGGGGGTGCTGTGTTTAGGGGACTCTGTGGCAGTCGAGGTCTGGCCCCCGCAACCCGGCTTTGTGCTGGGGATTTTC encodes:
- the NUPR1 gene encoding nuclear protein 1 → MGRGGTGWAGGCGVGGGGDDDVRVVLLAGPSPRAGGPGGDAILGAVAIKGGARHREETSRTDGRTDRRLLRQPQTSLCSHGRALLEPHKLVPTPFEGQHFDPYDYYSLTERYSRDCRVGAAGRAVSKREAAGNTNRPNPAGHERKIALKLQRSERRRGQE